ACGACCTCAGTGATGCTCTCTTCAGACGTGAGATCCAGCGGCAGGATAGTCAGCCGGTCACTTTCAGGGAAAAGCGTCGGATCCGGCGTTCTCATGGTGGCGATCACCTTCCAGCCTTTGTCTAAAAAAAGTTGTGCTGTGGCCAGCCCGAAACCTGAAGAGCATCCGGTAATCAGTGCAGTTGACATGGTTAATCCTCTCTGTTGGCAAGAGCGGCAATCATAGCCGTCGCCAGCTGGACAATATATAATCAAAAATCCGCTTAACTTTAGAGAGCGTCCAGTGGCAGATCCCTTAACCGATATTGTTACGTTACTCAATCCCAGGCCCACGCGTGCAAAACTCGTTGAGGGTGCAGGCCAGTGGCGTATTCTCCGCGAGTCTACGGGCGAGGCGTTTTACTGCGCCGTGCTGCAGGGCGAATGCCTGATGAGCATCAACGGTAAAGCTCCCCGATTGCTGGTTGCCGGTGATTTCATTCTGATCCCCGCCACATACACCTTTGAGACCACCAGCGCGGGCGCCGCGCCGCCCGCGGCTATCTCAATGCCAACCCTCCTCGGCGACGGGCACGTAAGAATTGGCGCAACGACGGGGCCGGCTGAGCTGCTGATGAATGTGGGTCATTGTGAATTCGACACGCCGGACAAAGCGCTTATCGTCGCGTTACTCCCGAACGCGATCCTGATTAAAGGACAACGCCGTTTCGTCACGCTCTTCGAACTCCTGCTGGATGAAAGCCGGGCCCGACGTCCGGGGCGTGACGTGGTCATGACGCATCTTTTGCAACTGTTGCTGGTTGAGTCGTTGCGAAGCGATCCGGAGCTCGCGAAAACGGCAGGTATTCTGCGCGGGTTACAACACGAAAAGATCGCCACCGCGCTGCATCTTATTCATGAAAAACCCGGCGCGGACTGGCAAATCGCGCAGCTCGCCCGTGAGTGCGCCATGTCCCGCTCCTCTTTTTTCGCCACCTTCAGCGAGATCGTCGGCATGTCTCCCATGCAATACCTGCTTTTCTGGCGCATGTCGCTTGCCAGAAAAGCCCTGATAAGCGGCCAGGAAAACGTCGAACAGATTGCGTTGCGAACAGGCTACCAGTCGGCGAGCGCGTTCAGCGTCGCCTTCGCGAAACACGCCGGCATGCCGCCGGGTGAATTTCGCCGCCGGAGCAGAACTGCGCGGTCGGTTCAGACAGCCCTGCACAAGGAGGAGCCGTTGACCTGATGATGGGCATCACCGGTCACAGCGTTTTTTAGCCCGGTGAAAATCAGGGAAAGAAAGAGAAGCGGGCAACGCCGTAACCGCCTGTAAAGCCGTAAAAAAAACGCCAGGCCCGACGGGACTGGCGTTTGGCGTTGCGGAAAAAACCTTAGCGACGCGCGCGCACCACCTGGTATCTGCGGGTCAGATACTCGACCGGCGCGCTCCAGACATGCACCAGGCGGGTGAACGGGAACACCAGGAACAGCGTCATACCGAGCACCAGATGCACGCGGTAGATAAACGCCACGCCGTCCAGATGCTCAGCCGCGCCGCTGCGGAACGTCACAATACTCTGCGCCCAGCCCACCAGCTTCATCATCTCGCTGCCGTCCATATGCTGTGCAGAGAACGGTATGGTGATAAGGCCGAGCGTACACTGCGTCAGCAGCAGCGCCAGGATCAGGATATCGGCGCCGGTGGAGGTCGCGCGCACGCGCGGGCTGAACAGGCGACGCTTCAGCAGCAGCAGGCCGCCAACGAGCGTCATCGCGCCGAAGATCCCGCCTGCGATCATCGCCAGTTGCTGTTTCACGGCAATCGGCAGGAACGATTCATACATCCAGTGCGGCGTCAGCATCCCGAACAGGTGGCCGAAGAAAATCCCGAGAATACCGAAATGAAACAGGTTTGAAGCCATATTCATCCCTTTGCGGTCCAGCATCTGGCTGGAGGCGGCGCGCCAGGTGTACTGCCCGTAGTCGTAACGCAGCCAGCTGCCCACCAGGAATACCGTACCGGCAATGTACGGGTAGATACTAAAGAAGAACATATTCAGGAAGTGCATTATTGCTGTCCTCCGGCAGAGATATTCAGATATTGCGGAGCGACCGCTCCGGCGAAGCGGCGCTGGTGCGCGGCGATGTCAGACTCGCCGCAGCCCTGGTCGGCGAAGAATTTCACCTGTTCTTCTTCC
This DNA window, taken from Cronobacter universalis NCTC 9529, encodes the following:
- the narI gene encoding respiratory nitrate reductase subunit gamma — encoded protein: MHFLNMFFFSIYPYIAGTVFLVGSWLRYDYGQYTWRAASSQMLDRKGMNMASNLFHFGILGIFFGHLFGMLTPHWMYESFLPIAVKQQLAMIAGGIFGAMTLVGGLLLLKRRLFSPRVRATSTGADILILALLLTQCTLGLITIPFSAQHMDGSEMMKLVGWAQSIVTFRSGAAEHLDGVAFIYRVHLVLGMTLFLVFPFTRLVHVWSAPVEYLTRRYQVVRARR
- a CDS encoding AraC family transcriptional regulator; this translates as MADPLTDIVTLLNPRPTRAKLVEGAGQWRILRESTGEAFYCAVLQGECLMSINGKAPRLLVAGDFILIPATYTFETTSAGAAPPAAISMPTLLGDGHVRIGATTGPAELLMNVGHCEFDTPDKALIVALLPNAILIKGQRRFVTLFELLLDESRARRPGRDVVMTHLLQLLLVESLRSDPELAKTAGILRGLQHEKIATALHLIHEKPGADWQIAQLARECAMSRSSFFATFSEIVGMSPMQYLLFWRMSLARKALISGQENVEQIALRTGYQSASAFSVAFAKHAGMPPGEFRRRSRTARSVQTALHKEEPLT